CGCTGACAAACAGGAAACAGTGCGCCAAGAATTGAAACGTTCCGGATCAGTTGACCTTCCAGTCAAATATACCGAAACGCATCTTGAGGACGAAGAAACTTGAAATTACTCAAACGGATCTCCATATAACGCCAAAACCCCTACCCGGCCGGATAGGGGATAATTTTTACAGAGCCTGGCACACGACAGGCGGAGACACACTGCTGCTGGATATTTATTTATAACGCGCTACATATTTTTCTAAGTTCTTAGCGTTTTTAGTTATATAATCTAAGTTAGAAGATATCTCCTGAGTAGTTGCTGCCTGTTCTTCACTAATTGCGCCGGTTACTTCGATCGATTTGTGAATCTCCGAAACAGCCTGATTCATTTCTTGTAGAATATCCTGAATTTTCTTTGCCGATTCCTGTGATTGTTCGGCAAGTTTTCTTACTTCATCAGCAACTACAGCAAATCCTCGTCCTTCTTCTCCCGCACGGGCGGCCTCAATAGCGGCATTTAAGCCTAATAAATTGGTTTGCAAAGCTATATTCTTAATAAAGTCTAGGGCTTCCGCTGTAAGGCGATATTTATTTGTCAGTTCTTGTGATACCTCTATCGCTTTTTGACCGGCGGCCGCCAACTCAGAGGCACTCTTTGCAACTTGTTCAACACTTTCCGCCGCTTGTTTGGTAGAATCGGCTAAATTTTTAACGCTTTCTACTAATTGATGGCTGCTATTTAAATCAATGCCAGAACTTAACGTTCCGATAATTTCTCGATTCACTCCATAGATTGGCGTAAAAATTGTTTTAATTGGTCGGCCGTATACTTCTCGCGGAACATCATCAAATGTATTTTTACCGGTACGAATACATTCTTCGACAACTTTTATCCCTTGAATTGGCGTACCTGCAGGCAAATCCAGTTCGAATTCTTTGGCACGATAATAGGCTAGGTATTCTTTTAAATCCGTTAATCCAACAGCCATATCCTCACGAACAATTTGATTAAAGTAAGGAAGAGCAATTTTAAATGCCGCTAAAATGGCCTCATTTGTTTGTGGAAGCTTACTGTCATTATCCATATAGATCCTCCCCAAGGTTACGATTTTATCATTCATTTATAATTATCGAGAGGAATACTGCCTTACATTAATAAATAAAATTAGAGAACAGATATACAGTATGGTGCCATCGGCATTAACTTTTTGTCGTCTGGGCTACCTCTCGTTCTAATTTTTCTATAATTTGAGGTAATTGAGCGATCAATTCTTCTATTTCTTTTTCGCTCAGTTCTTTATTATCATCTGCACTGGTCATCACTGCACCACCCAATACAATAAAAATTGCCAGATTGCACCGTTAATGCAACCTGGCAGTCATAGATTTAAACCATCCGTAGACCCATGGCTTTGCGCCCCTGTTTTTCAATAGGTTTGCCCGTTATTAGATTTTAATGTTATTTTCGCTAAATTTTGATATATTCCTGCAAAAACGTGCAAAAGTTTACTTTTTTTTATAAGCCAAATGCACAAAAATCCCTGCAACAGCCAGCGGCTAGGAGCGGGATAAATTATTTTGACTACGGCGGTAGGAGTTATCCTTTGCTACTAGTAGTTCGACTCTTTTGGCCTTTCCTGTGCTGTAGCAATGAAGAATAATCTGGGAAATCTAAAAATAATATTTCCATTCCGTTGCAGAGGATATTCTTTTATAACTCTGTTAAAAATGTCTTGCTCAAAAGCTTT
This Veillonellales bacterium DNA region includes the following protein-coding sequences:
- a CDS encoding methyl-accepting chemotaxis protein; translation: MDNDSKLPQTNEAILAAFKIALPYFNQIVREDMAVGLTDLKEYLAYYRAKEFELDLPAGTPIQGIKVVEECIRTGKNTFDDVPREVYGRPIKTIFTPIYGVNREIIGTLSSGIDLNSSHQLVESVKNLADSTKQAAESVEQVAKSASELAAAGQKAIEVSQELTNKYRLTAEALDFIKNIALQTNLLGLNAAIEAARAGEEGRGFAVVADEVRKLAEQSQESAKKIQDILQEMNQAVSEIHKSIEVTGAISEEQAATTQEISSNLDYITKNAKNLEKYVARYK